The Brachyhypopomus gauderio isolate BG-103 chromosome 1, BGAUD_0.2, whole genome shotgun sequence genome includes a window with the following:
- the LOC143523742 gene encoding zona pellucida sperm-binding protein 4-like, whose amino-acid sequence MAGVLATVALVGLCVCLTCWTSEAASPWSLQENKQLPTNSQLLQLHVPEEHDQQQQMTKTGASQKCNVDESVKIACGEPGLNATHCEAINCCFDGRRCYYGRTVTVQCTRDGQFVLVVAKDSTLPRLSLETVSLLGENGPCGAIDSNAVFAIYQFPVTACGTHVMELGDYLVYENKMTSSYEVGIGPLGAITRDSYYELYFQCRYYGMSVATLPIQHYANEPPLPVVAPGPLRVELRIANGQCTTKGCVEAQAAYTSYYTDADYPVTKVLREPVYVEVRILDRSDPHIVLTLGRCWATSSPNPFSLPEWDLLVNGCPYKDDRYLTQLVPVEGSSAVPFPTHYKRFVLKMFTFVDPTSMAPLHNQVYIHCSTAVCHPSATDSCEPSCGRQRRHVAEDWEVPPESAVVSSGRVVFTEVV is encoded by the exons ATGGCAGGAGTTTTGGCCACTGTTGCCCTTGTGggtctttgtgtttgtttaactTGTTGGACTAGTGAAGCTGCATCTCCATGGAGTCTACAAGAGAATAAACAACTACCAACAAACTCACAGCTTCTGCAGCTCCATGTTCCTGAGGAACATGACCAACAGCAACAGATGACCAAGACTGGAGCTTCTCAGAAATGTAATGTAGATGAGTCTGTCAAGATTGCTTGTGGTGAACCTGGCTTAAATGCTACCCACTGTGAAGCTATAAACTGCTGTTTTGATGGACGACGTTGCTACTATGGAAGAACAG TGACTGTCCAGTGCACGAGAGATGGCCAGTTCGTGTTGGTGGTGGCCAAGGACTCAACCCTGCCCAGGCTGAGCCTGGAAACTGTCAGCCTGTTGGGAGAAAATGGACCCTGTGGTGCAATAGACTCCAATGCAGTTTTTGCTATCTACCAGTTTCCTGTAACTGCCTGTGGTACCCATGTCATG GAGTTGGGTGACTACTTGGTGTACGAGAACAAGATGACCTCTTCATATGAAGTTGGAATTGGTCCCCTTGGAGCAATCACAAGGGACAGCTACTATGA GCTTTACTTCCAGTGTAGGTATTACGGTATGAGTGTTGCAACACTGCCTATTCAGCACTACGCCAACGAGCCGCCTCTACCTGTAGTTGCTCCTGGACCCCTCAGGGTAGAACTAAGAATAGCAAATGGTCAGTGCACCACAAAGGGCTGTGTGGAAG CACAGGCAGCCTACACCTCCTACTACACGGACGCTGATTACCCTGTGACCAAGGTGCTGAGGGAGCCGGTCTATGTGGAAGTGCGTATCCTGGACAGGTCTGACCCCCATATTGTCCTGACCCTGGGACGTTGCTGGGCAACCTCTTCCCCCAACCCCTTCAGCCTTCCTGAGTGGGACCTTCTAGTGAATGG GTGCCCCTACAAGGATGACCGCTACCTGACACAGTTGGTTCCAGTTGAGGGGTCGTCGGCAGTTCCCTTCCCCACCCATTACAAGCGCTTTGTCCTCAAGATGTTCACCTTTGTGGATCCTACCTCCATGGCTCCCTTGCACAACCAG GTCTATATCCACTGCAGTACAGCCGTGTGTCATCCAAGTGCAACGGACAGCTGTGAGCCAAGCTGTGGCAGGCAAA GGAGACATGTGGCAGAAGACTGGGAGGTTCCTCCTGAATCTGCTGTGGTATCCAGTGGAAGAGTTGTCTTTACAGAAGTGGTCTGA